One stretch of Hemibagrus wyckioides isolate EC202008001 linkage group LG01, SWU_Hwy_1.0, whole genome shotgun sequence DNA includes these proteins:
- the tcea3 gene encoding transcription elongation factor A protein 3 isoform X12: protein MTREEDLIRIAKKLDKMVSRNNTEGALDLLRELQKMNMTLKLLQDTRIGMSVNGIRKHCRDEDVVALAKILIKNWKRLLEPSQSQKAERPNEMKNGSGDSTQSPCGPSPETDTSPKSSLNSPKKPVDKQRKEKPEEVFKKERQEGDHKKDKHFSNHTKERERINVMDSSVSSSDSPLLPLKCSSVDVKKDRDLGESKPAKRLSTDMKKDRNSSDFSQQPPKKPSNDAKKERKDSTDSKSGQRQQASDSKPQRRDSVNSKSGSSPLSRKLSEERKESQGPKLTLPGAIQRKVSTDSNDGRKSKPETPKTPSTPTTPLSPSFSPAGGPLSPHLLTGDSIRDKCIEMLSAALRTDDDYKYYGANCDSMAAEIEDHIYQEIKATDMKYKNRVRSRISNLKDPKNPNLRKNVLGGAIELSRIATMTAEEMASDELKQLRNILTQEAIREHQMAKTGGTVTDLLQCGKCKKKNCTYNQVQTRSADEPMTTFVLCNECGNRWKFC from the exons ATGACGCGAGAGGAGGACCTGATACGGATAGCGAAAAAGCTAGACAAAATGGTGTCTAGGAATAACACG GAAGGTGCTCTTGACCTGTTGAGAGAATTACAAAAAATGAATATGACCCTTAAGTTGCTTCAG gATACAAGAATTGGCATGTCTGTTAATGGAATAAGAAAGCACTGCAGAGACGAAGACGTTGTTGCCCTTGCAAAGATTCTTATCAAAAACTGGAAGAGGCTATTAG AACCTAGCCAGTCCCAGAAAGCAGAAAGACCAAATGAGATGAAAAATGGGAGTGGGGACAGTACACAGTCACCTTGTGGACCTTCTCCGGAGACAGACACAAG CCCTAAATCCAGTTTAAACAGTCCCAAGAAACCAGTTGATaagcagagaaaagagaaacCCGAGGAAgtgtttaagaaagaaagacaagagggTGACCACAAAAAGGATAAACACTTCAGTAATCACACAAAGGAAAGGGAGAG GATCAATGTTATGGATTCAAGTGTATCTTCCTCTGATTCACCCCTCCTTCCTCTCAAGTGTTCTTCAGTGGACGTGAAGAAAGACAG AGATCTGGGGGAGAGTAAACCAGCCAAAAGACTGTCTACAGACATGAAGAAAGACAG gaATTCCTCAGATTTCAGTCAGCAGCCTCCGAAAAAACCCAGTAAcgatgcaaagaaagaaag aaaagacTCCACAGACTCTAAGTCTGGTCAGCGACAGCAAGCGAGTGACTCCAAACCTCAGAG AAGGGACTCGGTTAACTCAAAGTCCGGAAGCTCACCCCTGTCTAGGAAGCTCTCGGAAGAAAG GAAAGAATCTCAAGGCCCTAAGTTAACTCTCCCTGGAGCTATACAGAGAAAGGTGTCCACTGACAGTAATGATGGAAG AAAAAGTAAACCCGAGACCCCAAAGACACCCAGCACCCCCACCACCCCTCTGTCTCCGTCCTTCAGCCCTGCTGGTGGTCCTCTCTCCCCTCACCTGCTCACAGGGGACTCCATCAGGGACAAGTGCATTGAAATGCTGTCAGCTGCACTACGCACAGATG ATGACTACAAATATTATGGAGCAAACTGTGATTCCATGGCAGCTGAAATTGAGGATCATATC TACCAGGAGATTAAAGCCAcagatatgaaatataaaaacagagTACGTAGCCGCATCAGCAACCTGAAAGATCCAAAGAATCCGAATTTACGCAAGAATGTCTTGGGAGGAGCTATTGAGCTGAGTCGCATAGCCACCATGACTGCTGAG GAAATGGCTAGTGATGAGCTGAAGCAGCTGAGGAACATTCTGACTCAGGAAGCCATCCGTGAGCACCAGATGGCCAAGACCGGAGGCACAGTCACTGACCTGCTGCAGTGTGGCAAATGCAAGAAAAAGAACTGCACATACAACCAG GTGCAAACTCGGAGTGCTGATGAGCCCATGACCACATTTGTACTGTGCAATGAGTGTGGAAACCGCTGGAAG ttttgctgA
- the tcea3 gene encoding transcription elongation factor A protein 3 isoform X3 encodes MTREEDLIRIAKKLDKMVSRNNTEGALDLLRELQKMNMTLKLLQDTRIGMSVNGIRKHCRDEDVVALAKILIKNWKRLLEPSQSQKAERPNEMKNGSGDSTQSPCGPSPETDTSPKSSLNSPKKPVDKQRKEKPEEVFKKERQEGDHKKDKHFSNHTKERERINVMDSSVSSSDSPLLPLKCSSVDVKKDRTEAPDPQSPLHLLHLHHSLPAHIRKHQPEVKKDRRVAPETLTSQHSQSHHSSSHKRPSLEAPKERKETVNPDAPLPPLPLHLHPSTPTKRPSLDMQKDKEKESKDKERKEMPAPKRSAQQMIPEHKKPSRDLGESKPAKRLSTDMKKDRNSSDFSQQPPKKPSNDAKKERKDSTDSKSGQRQQASDSKPQRRDSVNSKSGSSPLSRKLSEERKESQGPKLTLPGAIQRKVSTDSNDGRKSKPETPKTPSTPTTPLSPSFSPAGGPLSPHLLTGDSIRDKCIEMLSAALRTDDDYKYYGANCDSMAAEIEDHIYQEIKATDMKYKNRVRSRISNLKDPKNPNLRKNVLGGAIELSRIATMTAEEMASDELKQLRNILTQEAIREHQMAKTGGTVTDLLQCGKCKKKNCTYNQVQTRSADEPMTTFVLCNECGNRWKFC; translated from the exons ATGACGCGAGAGGAGGACCTGATACGGATAGCGAAAAAGCTAGACAAAATGGTGTCTAGGAATAACACG GAAGGTGCTCTTGACCTGTTGAGAGAATTACAAAAAATGAATATGACCCTTAAGTTGCTTCAG gATACAAGAATTGGCATGTCTGTTAATGGAATAAGAAAGCACTGCAGAGACGAAGACGTTGTTGCCCTTGCAAAGATTCTTATCAAAAACTGGAAGAGGCTATTAG AACCTAGCCAGTCCCAGAAAGCAGAAAGACCAAATGAGATGAAAAATGGGAGTGGGGACAGTACACAGTCACCTTGTGGACCTTCTCCGGAGACAGACACAAG CCCTAAATCCAGTTTAAACAGTCCCAAGAAACCAGTTGATaagcagagaaaagagaaacCCGAGGAAgtgtttaagaaagaaagacaagagggTGACCACAAAAAGGATAAACACTTCAGTAATCACACAAAGGAAAGGGAGAG GATCAATGTTATGGATTCAAGTGTATCTTCCTCTGATTCACCCCTCCTTCCTCTCAAGTGTTCTTCAGTGGACGTGAAGAAAGACAG GACAGAGGCTCCTGATCCCCAGAgtcctcttcatcttcttcatcttcaccatTCTCTTCCTGCTCATATTCGTAAACACCAGCCTGAAGTGAAGAAAGACAG GAGAGTGGCACCAGAAACACTGACCTCTCAACATTCTCAGTCTCATCATTCCTCTTCTCATAAAAGGCCATCTCTAGAGGCTCCTAAAGAGAG gAAAGAGACTGTGAATCCTgatgctcctcttcctcctcttcctcttcacctTCATCCCTCTACTCCTACAAAGCGTCCTTCCTTAGACAtgcagaaagacaaagaaaaagaaagcaaagacAAAGAAAG AAAAGAGATGCCAGCACCAAAACGAAGTGCACAGCAGATGATACCTGAACATAAGAAACCCAG CAGAGATCTGGGGGAGAGTAAACCAGCCAAAAGACTGTCTACAGACATGAAGAAAGACAG gaATTCCTCAGATTTCAGTCAGCAGCCTCCGAAAAAACCCAGTAAcgatgcaaagaaagaaag aaaagacTCCACAGACTCTAAGTCTGGTCAGCGACAGCAAGCGAGTGACTCCAAACCTCAGAG AAGGGACTCGGTTAACTCAAAGTCCGGAAGCTCACCCCTGTCTAGGAAGCTCTCGGAAGAAAG GAAAGAATCTCAAGGCCCTAAGTTAACTCTCCCTGGAGCTATACAGAGAAAGGTGTCCACTGACAGTAATGATGGAAG AAAAAGTAAACCCGAGACCCCAAAGACACCCAGCACCCCCACCACCCCTCTGTCTCCGTCCTTCAGCCCTGCTGGTGGTCCTCTCTCCCCTCACCTGCTCACAGGGGACTCCATCAGGGACAAGTGCATTGAAATGCTGTCAGCTGCACTACGCACAGATG ATGACTACAAATATTATGGAGCAAACTGTGATTCCATGGCAGCTGAAATTGAGGATCATATC TACCAGGAGATTAAAGCCAcagatatgaaatataaaaacagagTACGTAGCCGCATCAGCAACCTGAAAGATCCAAAGAATCCGAATTTACGCAAGAATGTCTTGGGAGGAGCTATTGAGCTGAGTCGCATAGCCACCATGACTGCTGAG GAAATGGCTAGTGATGAGCTGAAGCAGCTGAGGAACATTCTGACTCAGGAAGCCATCCGTGAGCACCAGATGGCCAAGACCGGAGGCACAGTCACTGACCTGCTGCAGTGTGGCAAATGCAAGAAAAAGAACTGCACATACAACCAG GTGCAAACTCGGAGTGCTGATGAGCCCATGACCACATTTGTACTGTGCAATGAGTGTGGAAACCGCTGGAAG ttttgctgA
- the tcea3 gene encoding transcription elongation factor A protein 3 isoform X4 — protein MTREEDLIRIAKKLDKMVSRNNTEGALDLLRELQKMNMTLKLLQDTRIGMSVNGIRKHCRDEDVVALAKILIKNWKRLLEPSQSQKAERPNEMKNGSGDSTQSPCGPSPETDTSPKSSLNSPKKPVDKQRKEKPEEVFKKERQEGDHKKDKHFSNHTKERERINVMDSSVSSSDSPLLPLKCSSVDVKKDRTEAPDPQSPLHLLHLHHSLPAHIRKHQPEVKKDRKETVNPDAPLPPLPLHLHPSTPTKRPSLDMQKDKEKESKDKERKEMPAPKRSAQQMIPEHKKPSRDLGESKPAKRLSTDMKKDRNSSDFSQQPPKKPSNDAKKERKDSTDSKSGQRQQASDSKPQRRDSVNSKSGSSPLSRKLSEERKESQGPKLTLPGAIQRKVSTDSNDGRKSKPETPKTPSTPTTPLSPSFSPAGGPLSPHLLTGDSIRDKCIEMLSAALRTDDDYKYYGANCDSMAAEIEDHIYQEIKATDMKYKNRVRSRISNLKDPKNPNLRKNVLGGAIELSRIATMTAEEMASDELKQLRNILTQEAIREHQMAKTGGTVTDLLQCGKCKKKNCTYNQVQTRSADEPMTTFVLCNECGNRWKFC, from the exons ATGACGCGAGAGGAGGACCTGATACGGATAGCGAAAAAGCTAGACAAAATGGTGTCTAGGAATAACACG GAAGGTGCTCTTGACCTGTTGAGAGAATTACAAAAAATGAATATGACCCTTAAGTTGCTTCAG gATACAAGAATTGGCATGTCTGTTAATGGAATAAGAAAGCACTGCAGAGACGAAGACGTTGTTGCCCTTGCAAAGATTCTTATCAAAAACTGGAAGAGGCTATTAG AACCTAGCCAGTCCCAGAAAGCAGAAAGACCAAATGAGATGAAAAATGGGAGTGGGGACAGTACACAGTCACCTTGTGGACCTTCTCCGGAGACAGACACAAG CCCTAAATCCAGTTTAAACAGTCCCAAGAAACCAGTTGATaagcagagaaaagagaaacCCGAGGAAgtgtttaagaaagaaagacaagagggTGACCACAAAAAGGATAAACACTTCAGTAATCACACAAAGGAAAGGGAGAG GATCAATGTTATGGATTCAAGTGTATCTTCCTCTGATTCACCCCTCCTTCCTCTCAAGTGTTCTTCAGTGGACGTGAAGAAAGACAG GACAGAGGCTCCTGATCCCCAGAgtcctcttcatcttcttcatcttcaccatTCTCTTCCTGCTCATATTCGTAAACACCAGCCTGAAGTGAAGAAAGACAG gAAAGAGACTGTGAATCCTgatgctcctcttcctcctcttcctcttcacctTCATCCCTCTACTCCTACAAAGCGTCCTTCCTTAGACAtgcagaaagacaaagaaaaagaaagcaaagacAAAGAAAG AAAAGAGATGCCAGCACCAAAACGAAGTGCACAGCAGATGATACCTGAACATAAGAAACCCAG CAGAGATCTGGGGGAGAGTAAACCAGCCAAAAGACTGTCTACAGACATGAAGAAAGACAG gaATTCCTCAGATTTCAGTCAGCAGCCTCCGAAAAAACCCAGTAAcgatgcaaagaaagaaag aaaagacTCCACAGACTCTAAGTCTGGTCAGCGACAGCAAGCGAGTGACTCCAAACCTCAGAG AAGGGACTCGGTTAACTCAAAGTCCGGAAGCTCACCCCTGTCTAGGAAGCTCTCGGAAGAAAG GAAAGAATCTCAAGGCCCTAAGTTAACTCTCCCTGGAGCTATACAGAGAAAGGTGTCCACTGACAGTAATGATGGAAG AAAAAGTAAACCCGAGACCCCAAAGACACCCAGCACCCCCACCACCCCTCTGTCTCCGTCCTTCAGCCCTGCTGGTGGTCCTCTCTCCCCTCACCTGCTCACAGGGGACTCCATCAGGGACAAGTGCATTGAAATGCTGTCAGCTGCACTACGCACAGATG ATGACTACAAATATTATGGAGCAAACTGTGATTCCATGGCAGCTGAAATTGAGGATCATATC TACCAGGAGATTAAAGCCAcagatatgaaatataaaaacagagTACGTAGCCGCATCAGCAACCTGAAAGATCCAAAGAATCCGAATTTACGCAAGAATGTCTTGGGAGGAGCTATTGAGCTGAGTCGCATAGCCACCATGACTGCTGAG GAAATGGCTAGTGATGAGCTGAAGCAGCTGAGGAACATTCTGACTCAGGAAGCCATCCGTGAGCACCAGATGGCCAAGACCGGAGGCACAGTCACTGACCTGCTGCAGTGTGGCAAATGCAAGAAAAAGAACTGCACATACAACCAG GTGCAAACTCGGAGTGCTGATGAGCCCATGACCACATTTGTACTGTGCAATGAGTGTGGAAACCGCTGGAAG ttttgctgA
- the tcea3 gene encoding transcription elongation factor A protein 3 isoform X1, with the protein MTREEDLIRIAKKLDKMVSRNNTEGALDLLRELQKMNMTLKLLQDTRIGMSVNGIRKHCRDEDVVALAKILIKNWKRLLEPSQSQKAERPNEMKNGSGDSTQSPCGPSPETDTSPKSSLNSPKKPVDKQRKEKPEEVFKKERQEGDHKKDKHFSNHTKERERINVMDSSVSSSDSPLLPLKCSSVDVKKDRTEAPDPQSPLHLLHLHHSLPAHIRKHQPEVKKDRRVAPETLTSQHSQSHHSSSHKRPSLEAPKERKKTPDQNALFPPLPLHLHPPAQKQCALEMKKPRKETVNPDAPLPPLPLHLHPSTPTKRPSLDMQKDKEKESKDKERKEMPAPKRSAQQMIPEHKKPSRDLGESKPAKRLSTDMKKDRNSSDFSQQPPKKPSNDAKKERKDSTDSKSGQRQQASDSKPQRRDSVNSKSGSSPLSRKLSEERKESQGPKLTLPGAIQRKVSTDSNDGRKSKPETPKTPSTPTTPLSPSFSPAGGPLSPHLLTGDSIRDKCIEMLSAALRTDDDYKYYGANCDSMAAEIEDHIYQEIKATDMKYKNRVRSRISNLKDPKNPNLRKNVLGGAIELSRIATMTAEEMASDELKQLRNILTQEAIREHQMAKTGGTVTDLLQCGKCKKKNCTYNQVQTRSADEPMTTFVLCNECGNRWKFC; encoded by the exons ATGACGCGAGAGGAGGACCTGATACGGATAGCGAAAAAGCTAGACAAAATGGTGTCTAGGAATAACACG GAAGGTGCTCTTGACCTGTTGAGAGAATTACAAAAAATGAATATGACCCTTAAGTTGCTTCAG gATACAAGAATTGGCATGTCTGTTAATGGAATAAGAAAGCACTGCAGAGACGAAGACGTTGTTGCCCTTGCAAAGATTCTTATCAAAAACTGGAAGAGGCTATTAG AACCTAGCCAGTCCCAGAAAGCAGAAAGACCAAATGAGATGAAAAATGGGAGTGGGGACAGTACACAGTCACCTTGTGGACCTTCTCCGGAGACAGACACAAG CCCTAAATCCAGTTTAAACAGTCCCAAGAAACCAGTTGATaagcagagaaaagagaaacCCGAGGAAgtgtttaagaaagaaagacaagagggTGACCACAAAAAGGATAAACACTTCAGTAATCACACAAAGGAAAGGGAGAG GATCAATGTTATGGATTCAAGTGTATCTTCCTCTGATTCACCCCTCCTTCCTCTCAAGTGTTCTTCAGTGGACGTGAAGAAAGACAG GACAGAGGCTCCTGATCCCCAGAgtcctcttcatcttcttcatcttcaccatTCTCTTCCTGCTCATATTCGTAAACACCAGCCTGAAGTGAAGAAAGACAG GAGAGTGGCACCAGAAACACTGACCTCTCAACATTCTCAGTCTCATCATTCCTCTTCTCATAAAAGGCCATCTCTAGAGGCTCCTAAAGAGAG aAAAAAGACTCCAGATCAAAACGCCCTATTTCCTCCTTTGCCTCTTCATCTGCATCCCCCTGCTCAGAAACAATGTGCTTTAGAGATGAAGAAACCAAG gAAAGAGACTGTGAATCCTgatgctcctcttcctcctcttcctcttcacctTCATCCCTCTACTCCTACAAAGCGTCCTTCCTTAGACAtgcagaaagacaaagaaaaagaaagcaaagacAAAGAAAG AAAAGAGATGCCAGCACCAAAACGAAGTGCACAGCAGATGATACCTGAACATAAGAAACCCAG CAGAGATCTGGGGGAGAGTAAACCAGCCAAAAGACTGTCTACAGACATGAAGAAAGACAG gaATTCCTCAGATTTCAGTCAGCAGCCTCCGAAAAAACCCAGTAAcgatgcaaagaaagaaag aaaagacTCCACAGACTCTAAGTCTGGTCAGCGACAGCAAGCGAGTGACTCCAAACCTCAGAG AAGGGACTCGGTTAACTCAAAGTCCGGAAGCTCACCCCTGTCTAGGAAGCTCTCGGAAGAAAG GAAAGAATCTCAAGGCCCTAAGTTAACTCTCCCTGGAGCTATACAGAGAAAGGTGTCCACTGACAGTAATGATGGAAG AAAAAGTAAACCCGAGACCCCAAAGACACCCAGCACCCCCACCACCCCTCTGTCTCCGTCCTTCAGCCCTGCTGGTGGTCCTCTCTCCCCTCACCTGCTCACAGGGGACTCCATCAGGGACAAGTGCATTGAAATGCTGTCAGCTGCACTACGCACAGATG ATGACTACAAATATTATGGAGCAAACTGTGATTCCATGGCAGCTGAAATTGAGGATCATATC TACCAGGAGATTAAAGCCAcagatatgaaatataaaaacagagTACGTAGCCGCATCAGCAACCTGAAAGATCCAAAGAATCCGAATTTACGCAAGAATGTCTTGGGAGGAGCTATTGAGCTGAGTCGCATAGCCACCATGACTGCTGAG GAAATGGCTAGTGATGAGCTGAAGCAGCTGAGGAACATTCTGACTCAGGAAGCCATCCGTGAGCACCAGATGGCCAAGACCGGAGGCACAGTCACTGACCTGCTGCAGTGTGGCAAATGCAAGAAAAAGAACTGCACATACAACCAG GTGCAAACTCGGAGTGCTGATGAGCCCATGACCACATTTGTACTGTGCAATGAGTGTGGAAACCGCTGGAAG ttttgctgA
- the tcea3 gene encoding transcription elongation factor A protein 3 isoform X2, translating into MTREEDLIRIAKKLDKMVSRNNTEGALDLLRELQKMNMTLKLLQDTRIGMSVNGIRKHCRDEDVVALAKILIKNWKRLLEPSQSQKAERPNEMKNGSGDSTQSPCGPSPETDTSPKSSLNSPKKPVDKQRKEKPEEVFKKERQEGDHKKDKHFSNHTKERERINVMDSSVSSSDSPLLPLKCSSVDVKKDRTEAPDPQSPLHLLHLHHSLPAHIRKHQPEVKKDRRVAPETLTSQHSQSHHSSSHKRPSLEAPKERKKTPDQNALFPPLPLHLHPPAQKQCALEMKKPRKETVNPDAPLPPLPLHLHPSTPTKRPSLDMQKDKEKESKDKERKEMPAPKRSAQQMIPEHKKPRDLGESKPAKRLSTDMKKDRNSSDFSQQPPKKPSNDAKKERKDSTDSKSGQRQQASDSKPQRRDSVNSKSGSSPLSRKLSEERKESQGPKLTLPGAIQRKVSTDSNDGRKSKPETPKTPSTPTTPLSPSFSPAGGPLSPHLLTGDSIRDKCIEMLSAALRTDDDYKYYGANCDSMAAEIEDHIYQEIKATDMKYKNRVRSRISNLKDPKNPNLRKNVLGGAIELSRIATMTAEEMASDELKQLRNILTQEAIREHQMAKTGGTVTDLLQCGKCKKKNCTYNQVQTRSADEPMTTFVLCNECGNRWKFC; encoded by the exons ATGACGCGAGAGGAGGACCTGATACGGATAGCGAAAAAGCTAGACAAAATGGTGTCTAGGAATAACACG GAAGGTGCTCTTGACCTGTTGAGAGAATTACAAAAAATGAATATGACCCTTAAGTTGCTTCAG gATACAAGAATTGGCATGTCTGTTAATGGAATAAGAAAGCACTGCAGAGACGAAGACGTTGTTGCCCTTGCAAAGATTCTTATCAAAAACTGGAAGAGGCTATTAG AACCTAGCCAGTCCCAGAAAGCAGAAAGACCAAATGAGATGAAAAATGGGAGTGGGGACAGTACACAGTCACCTTGTGGACCTTCTCCGGAGACAGACACAAG CCCTAAATCCAGTTTAAACAGTCCCAAGAAACCAGTTGATaagcagagaaaagagaaacCCGAGGAAgtgtttaagaaagaaagacaagagggTGACCACAAAAAGGATAAACACTTCAGTAATCACACAAAGGAAAGGGAGAG GATCAATGTTATGGATTCAAGTGTATCTTCCTCTGATTCACCCCTCCTTCCTCTCAAGTGTTCTTCAGTGGACGTGAAGAAAGACAG GACAGAGGCTCCTGATCCCCAGAgtcctcttcatcttcttcatcttcaccatTCTCTTCCTGCTCATATTCGTAAACACCAGCCTGAAGTGAAGAAAGACAG GAGAGTGGCACCAGAAACACTGACCTCTCAACATTCTCAGTCTCATCATTCCTCTTCTCATAAAAGGCCATCTCTAGAGGCTCCTAAAGAGAG aAAAAAGACTCCAGATCAAAACGCCCTATTTCCTCCTTTGCCTCTTCATCTGCATCCCCCTGCTCAGAAACAATGTGCTTTAGAGATGAAGAAACCAAG gAAAGAGACTGTGAATCCTgatgctcctcttcctcctcttcctcttcacctTCATCCCTCTACTCCTACAAAGCGTCCTTCCTTAGACAtgcagaaagacaaagaaaaagaaagcaaagacAAAGAAAG AAAAGAGATGCCAGCACCAAAACGAAGTGCACAGCAGATGATACCTGAACATAAGAAACCCAG AGATCTGGGGGAGAGTAAACCAGCCAAAAGACTGTCTACAGACATGAAGAAAGACAG gaATTCCTCAGATTTCAGTCAGCAGCCTCCGAAAAAACCCAGTAAcgatgcaaagaaagaaag aaaagacTCCACAGACTCTAAGTCTGGTCAGCGACAGCAAGCGAGTGACTCCAAACCTCAGAG AAGGGACTCGGTTAACTCAAAGTCCGGAAGCTCACCCCTGTCTAGGAAGCTCTCGGAAGAAAG GAAAGAATCTCAAGGCCCTAAGTTAACTCTCCCTGGAGCTATACAGAGAAAGGTGTCCACTGACAGTAATGATGGAAG AAAAAGTAAACCCGAGACCCCAAAGACACCCAGCACCCCCACCACCCCTCTGTCTCCGTCCTTCAGCCCTGCTGGTGGTCCTCTCTCCCCTCACCTGCTCACAGGGGACTCCATCAGGGACAAGTGCATTGAAATGCTGTCAGCTGCACTACGCACAGATG ATGACTACAAATATTATGGAGCAAACTGTGATTCCATGGCAGCTGAAATTGAGGATCATATC TACCAGGAGATTAAAGCCAcagatatgaaatataaaaacagagTACGTAGCCGCATCAGCAACCTGAAAGATCCAAAGAATCCGAATTTACGCAAGAATGTCTTGGGAGGAGCTATTGAGCTGAGTCGCATAGCCACCATGACTGCTGAG GAAATGGCTAGTGATGAGCTGAAGCAGCTGAGGAACATTCTGACTCAGGAAGCCATCCGTGAGCACCAGATGGCCAAGACCGGAGGCACAGTCACTGACCTGCTGCAGTGTGGCAAATGCAAGAAAAAGAACTGCACATACAACCAG GTGCAAACTCGGAGTGCTGATGAGCCCATGACCACATTTGTACTGTGCAATGAGTGTGGAAACCGCTGGAAG ttttgctgA
- the tcea3 gene encoding transcription elongation factor A protein 3 isoform X8, whose amino-acid sequence MTREEDLIRIAKKLDKMVSRNNTEGALDLLRELQKMNMTLKLLQDTRIGMSVNGIRKHCRDEDVVALAKILIKNWKRLLEPSQSQKAERPNEMKNGSGDSTQSPCGPSPETDTSPKSSLNSPKKPVDKQRKEKPEEVFKKERQEGDHKKDKHFSNHTKERERINVMDSSVSSSDSPLLPLKCSSVDVKKDRTEAPDPQSPLHLLHLHHSLPAHIRKHQPEVKKDRRVAPETLTSQHSQSHHSSSHKRPSLEAPKERNSSDFSQQPPKKPSNDAKKERKDSTDSKSGQRQQASDSKPQRRDSVNSKSGSSPLSRKLSEERKESQGPKLTLPGAIQRKVSTDSNDGRKSKPETPKTPSTPTTPLSPSFSPAGGPLSPHLLTGDSIRDKCIEMLSAALRTDDDYKYYGANCDSMAAEIEDHIYQEIKATDMKYKNRVRSRISNLKDPKNPNLRKNVLGGAIELSRIATMTAEEMASDELKQLRNILTQEAIREHQMAKTGGTVTDLLQCGKCKKKNCTYNQVQTRSADEPMTTFVLCNECGNRWKFC is encoded by the exons ATGACGCGAGAGGAGGACCTGATACGGATAGCGAAAAAGCTAGACAAAATGGTGTCTAGGAATAACACG GAAGGTGCTCTTGACCTGTTGAGAGAATTACAAAAAATGAATATGACCCTTAAGTTGCTTCAG gATACAAGAATTGGCATGTCTGTTAATGGAATAAGAAAGCACTGCAGAGACGAAGACGTTGTTGCCCTTGCAAAGATTCTTATCAAAAACTGGAAGAGGCTATTAG AACCTAGCCAGTCCCAGAAAGCAGAAAGACCAAATGAGATGAAAAATGGGAGTGGGGACAGTACACAGTCACCTTGTGGACCTTCTCCGGAGACAGACACAAG CCCTAAATCCAGTTTAAACAGTCCCAAGAAACCAGTTGATaagcagagaaaagagaaacCCGAGGAAgtgtttaagaaagaaagacaagagggTGACCACAAAAAGGATAAACACTTCAGTAATCACACAAAGGAAAGGGAGAG GATCAATGTTATGGATTCAAGTGTATCTTCCTCTGATTCACCCCTCCTTCCTCTCAAGTGTTCTTCAGTGGACGTGAAGAAAGACAG GACAGAGGCTCCTGATCCCCAGAgtcctcttcatcttcttcatcttcaccatTCTCTTCCTGCTCATATTCGTAAACACCAGCCTGAAGTGAAGAAAGACAG GAGAGTGGCACCAGAAACACTGACCTCTCAACATTCTCAGTCTCATCATTCCTCTTCTCATAAAAGGCCATCTCTAGAGGCTCCTAAAGAGAG gaATTCCTCAGATTTCAGTCAGCAGCCTCCGAAAAAACCCAGTAAcgatgcaaagaaagaaag aaaagacTCCACAGACTCTAAGTCTGGTCAGCGACAGCAAGCGAGTGACTCCAAACCTCAGAG AAGGGACTCGGTTAACTCAAAGTCCGGAAGCTCACCCCTGTCTAGGAAGCTCTCGGAAGAAAG GAAAGAATCTCAAGGCCCTAAGTTAACTCTCCCTGGAGCTATACAGAGAAAGGTGTCCACTGACAGTAATGATGGAAG AAAAAGTAAACCCGAGACCCCAAAGACACCCAGCACCCCCACCACCCCTCTGTCTCCGTCCTTCAGCCCTGCTGGTGGTCCTCTCTCCCCTCACCTGCTCACAGGGGACTCCATCAGGGACAAGTGCATTGAAATGCTGTCAGCTGCACTACGCACAGATG ATGACTACAAATATTATGGAGCAAACTGTGATTCCATGGCAGCTGAAATTGAGGATCATATC TACCAGGAGATTAAAGCCAcagatatgaaatataaaaacagagTACGTAGCCGCATCAGCAACCTGAAAGATCCAAAGAATCCGAATTTACGCAAGAATGTCTTGGGAGGAGCTATTGAGCTGAGTCGCATAGCCACCATGACTGCTGAG GAAATGGCTAGTGATGAGCTGAAGCAGCTGAGGAACATTCTGACTCAGGAAGCCATCCGTGAGCACCAGATGGCCAAGACCGGAGGCACAGTCACTGACCTGCTGCAGTGTGGCAAATGCAAGAAAAAGAACTGCACATACAACCAG GTGCAAACTCGGAGTGCTGATGAGCCCATGACCACATTTGTACTGTGCAATGAGTGTGGAAACCGCTGGAAG ttttgctgA